From Oncorhynchus tshawytscha isolate Ot180627B linkage group LG11, Otsh_v2.0, whole genome shotgun sequence, the proteins below share one genomic window:
- the LOC112261674 gene encoding tribbles homolog 2-like encodes MDIQEVSGSPESIRKSPDRYNSLSYSLSSGPFVSRNQPVGVSRPPLPSRNVGNYLLYDPLQENVLRAANAHSGEELVCKVIPVSRYREVLCSYYCLPPHPNIIEMRDVVVGDAHAYLFFPRSYGNLGVMLQARRLPEDTARYLFRQLVSAVAHCHNNGLVLRDLKLNKFVFKNKERTLLMLESLDDAVIMQEGNTSPYYSPGHGDISGSLWVCAPATDVWSLGVMLHTLLLGCYPVGAGLTQEGALLTSQARCLIRSALHSNPNLRLSASELLTHPWMSTHAQAYTQAHTPDQTVPT; translated from the exons ATGGACATTCAGGAAGTGTCAGGATCACCTGAGAGCATCCGTAAGTCACCAGATCGCTATAACTCTCTGTCTTACAGTCTCTCGAGCGGTCCTTTTGTATCACGCAACCAACCGGTGGGTGTGTCCCGACCTCCCCTCCCGTCCCGCAACGTGGGGAACTACCTGTTGTATGATCCGCTGCAGGAAAACGTACTCCGAGCTGCGAATGCTCACAGCGGCGAGGAGTTGGTGTGCAAG GTGATTCCTGTCTCTCGGTACCGGGAGGTTCTGTGTTCGTACTACTGCCTGCCCCCCCACCCCAACATAATTGAGATGCGTGATGTGGTTGTCGGGGACGCCCATGCCTACTTGTTCTTCCCACGTTCCTACGGGAACCTAGGGGTGATGCTCCAGGCCCGGCGGCTACCAGAGGACACAGCCAGATACCTGTTCCGCCAGCTGGTGTCGGCTGTGGCACATTGCCATAACAATGGACTAGTGCTCAGAGACCTCAAGCTGAACAAGTTTGTCTTCAAGAAcaaggagag gacccTGTTGATGCTGGAAAGCTTGGATGATGCAGTCATAATGCAGGAAGGAAACACCTCCCCCTATTACAGCCCAGGACATGGGGACATCTCTGGCAGTTTGTGGGTCTGTGCTCCAGCTACAGATGTCTGGTCTCTGGGAGTGATGCTCCACACGTTGCTATTGGGCTGTTACCCTGTTGGGGCTGGACTAACCCAAGAGGGGGCCTTACTAACCTCGCAGGCTCGCTGTCTGATACGCTCAGCCCTGCATTCTAACCCCAACCTCCGCCTCTCTGCCTCCGAGCTTCTCACACACCCCTGGATGTCCACACATgcacaggcatacacacaggcacatacaccAGATCAGACTGTACCtacctga